The genome window TAGGGGACTATCATACTTGACTTTTAACTTAAAACCTTTGTCAATATCCAGTATTTGTGCTATAATTTTGTTGCTCCTGATATCATTTCTCTCTTTTTATTTTTATTTTGTGCTCTATGAGAAGTGATATCTTTTTTTACCCCTTTTGTCAAGTACCTCATCAACCATTTTTATTATACAGCCATTTTTTAGAAAACATTCCTCTTTTTCAATTGATAAGGTATCAATAGGTAAAATATTCCAAGTATGCTAGTTATTATTCCGAAGACAAAGAACAAACTTTTCAATGAAAAAAATACTGCCATTATCCCCGCAAAAGCATAAGAAAAAGGTCTCAGCGAATTATCTATCGTTGATCGCAACGCAAAAACCCTTCCCCTTGTGTTTTCAGGGGTAATTCTTTGAATCAAAAGATTTTCATTGATGTTTCCTATCTCAGTCATAACACCTAACATCAACAAGGCAATCAATACGTAAATATAACTGTTAACTATACCAAGAGAAGCCAGGAATACTCCTGCCAAAACGGAGGATAGCATTAGTGCTACGTACTTCATTTTTATTTCTTTAATGGATGATAGAACAAAGGCGGTTATAAAAGAGCCTGCGCCCAACATTGTTTGCATAATTCCATACTCACCAGGACCTACTTTCAGTATCTCACTAGCCAATACGGGTAGGAAAACGAATATAGTGGTTCCAAAAAAATCATCTAAAGTCTCTAAAGTTATCAACCCTTTAAGCTGAACATTGGTCCATATCACTTTGAAACCTTCTTTGATATCTGAAAAGATCAAACCAGTTTTTCTAGCTTCCACTTTTTTTCTGCCCTTTTCTTCTGCTTTAATGAACATTTCAGAAACTGCCGAAAAAATAAAAGTCAAACCATCGATTAAAATTGCCCATTTTATTCCCACTAAAGACACAATCACACCGCCGATAGCCATCCCAATAAGTTGAGAAAGTCTATCTGTCATTGAAATCATGGCGTTAGCTTGAGAAAGCTCATCATCGTTTACCATAATCGGGATTAACGACAACAAAGCAGGACCAAATAAAGTACCACAGATCTGTAATCCAAAAATGGTTATTATCAATACCCAAATTTGATAGAAATATGTTCCAAAGAAAATACCGAGTAAAATAAGGATTCCACCACTTATTAAATCTGTTATCACAAGAATATTTTTCTTTTTCCATCTATCTGCCCAAACACCTGCAAAAGGAGAAAAAATAATATTCGTAACAGCTATAGTACTTAAAACAGTACTAACTGCACCTACCCCGCCTATCTCAGCTGCAGCTGACCAAAGAATAGCTATAATAAAAATAGCAGATCCGACGCTGGATACTAGTCTACCGAAGAACAAAAGTAGAAAATTACGGTTTTTTATTAAAAGATGTAACCCTCCAGTTGATTTTGACATTTTATCTCCCCCTTTAAGATTTTTGAATATCATAATAAATATTCTACAAAGATTATAATATATTACTTTAAAAAAGTCAAGTATTTTATTAAAATTTTTAAAGTAATGCCGTAATTTAAATAAAAAAGTAACTCCCGCATGCTACTTCGGGAATTTACTCTTAAGAGAAGATATTATACTGTCTTCTATGATATTTGATAATACAATATAAGTATAAATAACTATTTTCTTTGAAAAATGAGTGGGTAGTAGAACGCGTATACTCTCTGAACTTTTAAGTTCGTTCTAAAGTTTGTTCGCTACCCACCTTCCGCCCATAAATCCGATACTTGATTGACCTTTCAAGGCCGTATTAGCAAGGATGATTGTAAAAGGCGGATTTTCAAACAATACTAAAGTGGGGTGAAAAAATATGTATTTTGTAGGTATTGATATTTCTAAAAATTCTTTTCATTACTACGTCTCCAATTCAGA of Petrotoga miotherma DSM 10691 contains these proteins:
- a CDS encoding MFS transporter, translated to MSKSTGGLHLLIKNRNFLLLFFGRLVSSVGSAIFIIAILWSAAAEIGGVGAVSTVLSTIAVTNIIFSPFAGVWADRWKKKNILVITDLISGGILILLGIFFGTYFYQIWVLIITIFGLQICGTLFGPALLSLIPIMVNDDELSQANAMISMTDRLSQLIGMAIGGVIVSLVGIKWAILIDGLTFIFSAVSEMFIKAEEKGRKKVEARKTGLIFSDIKEGFKVIWTNVQLKGLITLETLDDFFGTTIFVFLPVLASEILKVGPGEYGIMQTMLGAGSFITAFVLSSIKEIKMKYVALMLSSVLAGVFLASLGIVNSYIYVLIALLMLGVMTEIGNINENLLIQRITPENTRGRVFALRSTIDNSLRPFSYAFAGIMAVFFSLKSLFFVFGIITSILGIFYLLIPYQLKKRNVF